Proteins co-encoded in one Streptomyces sp. SLBN-31 genomic window:
- a CDS encoding VWA domain-containing protein — protein MANFSKSNVPQFSMDVYQNEYLPEGGREVNAIVTVTATGGGTVGSAVRAPQLYSPGQGPSAAVAVMVDCSGSMDYPPTKMRNARDATAAAIDTLRDGVHFAVIGGTHVAKEVYPGGGRLAVADATTREQARQALRKLNAGGGTAIGTWLRLADRLLSSADVAIRHGILLTDGRNEHESPEDLKAALDSCAGRFTCDARGVGTDWEVKEVTGIASALLGTADIVADPAGLAADFTRMMETAMGKEVGDVALRLWTPVGTTIKFVKQVAPTVEELTDRRSETGPRAGDYPTGSWGDESRDYHVCVEVPPAGIGREMLAARVSLVVPQPDGTAENLGAQGLVRAVWTDDMTASTSINAQVAHYTGQAELAQAIQQGLDLRKAGDFDGATAKLGRAVQLASVSGNADTAKLLAKVVDVVDAATGTVRLKAKVAEADEMTLETRSTKTVRVKK, from the coding sequence ATGGCCAATTTCTCGAAGTCGAACGTGCCGCAGTTCTCGATGGACGTGTACCAGAACGAGTACCTGCCCGAGGGCGGCCGCGAGGTCAACGCGATCGTCACGGTGACCGCCACCGGCGGCGGCACCGTCGGCAGCGCGGTCAGGGCACCTCAGCTGTACTCGCCCGGCCAGGGCCCGTCCGCGGCCGTGGCGGTCATGGTCGACTGCTCCGGCTCGATGGACTACCCGCCGACCAAGATGCGCAACGCCCGCGACGCGACAGCGGCCGCGATCGACACCCTGCGCGACGGGGTGCACTTCGCGGTGATCGGCGGCACGCACGTCGCCAAGGAGGTCTACCCCGGCGGTGGACGCCTGGCGGTGGCCGACGCCACCACCCGGGAGCAGGCCAGGCAGGCGCTGCGCAAGCTCAACGCGGGCGGCGGCACGGCCATCGGCACCTGGCTGCGGCTGGCCGACCGCCTGCTGTCCTCCGCCGACGTCGCCATCCGGCACGGCATCCTGCTCACCGACGGCCGCAACGAGCACGAGTCGCCCGAGGACCTCAAGGCCGCCCTGGACTCCTGCGCCGGACGGTTCACCTGTGACGCACGCGGCGTGGGCACCGACTGGGAAGTGAAAGAAGTCACAGGCATCGCCTCCGCCCTGCTCGGCACCGCCGACATCGTCGCCGACCCGGCCGGCCTCGCCGCCGACTTCACGCGGATGATGGAAACGGCGATGGGCAAGGAGGTCGGCGACGTCGCCCTCAGGCTGTGGACGCCGGTGGGCACGACCATCAAGTTCGTCAAGCAGGTCGCGCCGACCGTCGAGGAGCTGACCGACCGCCGCAGCGAGACCGGCCCGCGCGCCGGCGACTACCCCACCGGCTCCTGGGGAGACGAGTCCCGTGACTACCACGTGTGCGTGGAGGTACCCCCGGCCGGTATCGGCCGGGAGATGCTCGCCGCCCGCGTCTCCCTGGTCGTCCCGCAGCCCGACGGCACCGCGGAGAACCTGGGCGCCCAGGGCCTGGTTCGGGCCGTGTGGACCGACGACATGACGGCGTCCACGTCGATCAATGCGCAGGTCGCCCACTACACGGGGCAGGCCGAGCTGGCCCAGGCCATCCAGCAGGGGCTCGACCTGCGCAAAGCGGGAGATTTCGACGGAGCAACGGCCAAGCTGGGCCGGGCCGTTCAGCTCGCGAGCGTCTCCGGCAACGCCGATACTGCGAAACTGCTTGCGAAGGTGGTGGACGTCGTCGACGCCGCGACAGGTACTGTGCGACTGAAGGCGAAGGTCGCGGAGGCCGACGAGATGACTCTCGAGACACGGTCGACAAAGACTGTTCGTGTAAAGAAGTGA
- a CDS encoding FHA domain-containing protein — translation MPTCPNGHQSGSDDWCEVCGHRMAGAVPPPPPPPPPAGGGYGFPPQGTQPGGRPPHLSAVPDPEPELCPQCRTPREGGAPFCEECRWNFLTNTATSYTPAAPRPPAPGPNVRYQQPPGPSYGGGDSYEYQGSRPSQVNRPAESIPSFGSEPSGPTAFGNDPRPGPPPGFGNDPRPGAPSGYGNDPRPGGGPGYGNDPRPGGPSNFGPDTSRPAPPGPAPTAGGPGGPGGGIPQAFQQPGPGPSGPPAPPAFPRETQRPPQGGPSFGGTDDDWVISPPSSGPGAPGGPGGGYGYPQPGSTQAPPPPGQGFQQAPPQAGPATWTATIGPDREYFMAMMQRSGPEAAGLNLPAYSPEQQRTLSGNQITIGRRRHSTGDTPDIDLSVPPEDPGVSHQHAVLVQQPDGSWAVVDQNSTNGTTVNGSEEPIQPFVPVPLQDGDRVHVGAWTTITVRRG, via the coding sequence ATGCCGACCTGCCCGAACGGACACCAGTCGGGTTCCGACGACTGGTGCGAGGTCTGCGGTCACCGCATGGCCGGTGCCGTACCTCCGCCTCCGCCTCCGCCGCCCCCCGCGGGCGGTGGCTACGGCTTCCCGCCGCAGGGCACCCAGCCCGGCGGCCGCCCCCCGCACCTGTCCGCCGTACCGGACCCGGAGCCCGAGCTGTGCCCGCAGTGCCGCACGCCCCGCGAGGGCGGGGCGCCGTTCTGCGAGGAGTGCCGGTGGAACTTCCTGACCAACACGGCGACCTCGTACACCCCGGCCGCCCCGCGCCCGCCGGCCCCCGGCCCGAACGTGCGCTACCAGCAGCCGCCCGGCCCGTCGTACGGCGGCGGTGACTCCTACGAGTACCAGGGTTCCCGCCCCTCGCAGGTGAACCGCCCCGCCGAGTCGATCCCGTCCTTCGGCAGCGAGCCCTCGGGCCCCACCGCCTTCGGCAACGACCCCCGGCCGGGCCCCCCGCCCGGCTTCGGCAACGACCCGCGTCCGGGCGCCCCCTCCGGTTACGGCAACGATCCCCGCCCCGGCGGTGGCCCCGGTTACGGCAACGACCCCCGCCCGGGCGGCCCCTCGAACTTCGGCCCCGACACCTCCCGCCCCGCCCCGCCCGGCCCCGCGCCGACCGCGGGCGGACCGGGCGGTCCCGGCGGTGGCATCCCGCAGGCGTTCCAGCAGCCCGGTCCGGGCCCGTCCGGCCCGCCCGCCCCGCCGGCGTTCCCGCGGGAGACGCAGCGCCCGCCGCAGGGCGGCCCGTCCTTCGGCGGCACCGACGACGACTGGGTGATCTCCCCGCCGTCCTCCGGCCCCGGCGCACCGGGCGGCCCCGGCGGCGGCTACGGCTACCCGCAGCCCGGCTCCACCCAGGCCCCGCCCCCGCCCGGTCAGGGCTTCCAGCAGGCGCCGCCGCAGGCCGGTCCGGCGACCTGGACGGCGACCATCGGGCCGGACCGCGAGTACTTCATGGCGATGATGCAGCGTTCGGGTCCGGAGGCCGCGGGTCTCAACCTGCCCGCGTACTCGCCCGAGCAGCAGCGCACGCTCTCCGGCAACCAGATCACCATCGGCCGCCGCCGCCACTCCACCGGCGACACCCCGGACATCGACCTGTCGGTGCCGCCGGAGGACCCGGGCGTCTCGCACCAGCACGCGGTGCTGGTCCAGCAGCCCGACGGCAGCTGGGCGGTCGTCGACCAGAACTCGACGAACGGCACGACGGTCAACGGCTCCGAGGAGCCGATCCAGCCCTTCGTTCCGGTACCGCTGCAGGACGGCGACCGGGTGCACGTGGGCGCCTGGACGACGATCACCGTCCGCAGGGGCTGA
- a CDS encoding methyltransferase domain-containing protein, with product MGTHTLDDELAGLAATARAALVREIELSGAWESDPVWREAFEAVPRHLFVPYYYVGVRGGYERRWGENPDRGAREKWMRGAYADAPLATRLRDGDLVSSSSQPSLMAKMLAELRVRDGDRVLEVGTGTGYNAALLAHRLGDDDLVTTVDLYPEITEAARQHLAAAGHRPVVVTGDGARGVPERAPFDRIMATCTLTSVPLAWLAQCAPGARVLTPLVTGLIALTVDDAGHAEGRFLHTPAYFVPLRGQGRPEPEPAHLGGIPAHARGDDLFRFLFALTRGSLDPQEAYVLWEREGMPRRERYGVTVHGDGEWVWLDDPEGPYVWPLPAR from the coding sequence ATGGGCACGCACACCCTCGACGACGAACTGGCGGGTCTCGCCGCCACCGCGCGTGCGGCGCTGGTGCGGGAGATCGAGCTCAGCGGGGCCTGGGAGAGCGACCCGGTGTGGCGGGAGGCGTTCGAGGCGGTTCCGCGCCACCTGTTCGTGCCGTACTACTACGTCGGTGTCCGGGGCGGCTACGAGCGGCGGTGGGGCGAGAACCCGGACCGGGGCGCACGGGAGAAGTGGATGCGCGGCGCGTACGCCGACGCCCCGCTGGCCACCCGGCTGCGCGACGGCGACCTGGTCTCCTCCAGCAGCCAGCCCTCGCTCATGGCGAAGATGCTGGCCGAACTGCGGGTGCGGGACGGCGACCGGGTCCTGGAGGTCGGCACCGGCACCGGCTACAACGCGGCCCTGCTCGCCCACCGGCTGGGCGACGACGACCTGGTCACCACGGTCGACCTCTACCCCGAGATCACGGAGGCAGCCCGGCAGCACCTGGCCGCGGCCGGGCACCGGCCCGTGGTCGTCACCGGCGACGGCGCCCGCGGGGTCCCCGAGCGCGCGCCCTTCGACCGGATCATGGCGACCTGCACCCTGACCTCGGTCCCGCTCGCCTGGCTCGCCCAGTGCGCGCCGGGCGCCCGGGTCCTGACCCCGCTCGTCACCGGCCTGATCGCCCTGACCGTCGACGACGCGGGCCACGCCGAGGGCCGCTTCCTGCACACCCCGGCCTACTTCGTGCCGCTGCGCGGCCAGGGCCGTCCCGAGCCGGAACCGGCGCACCTCGGCGGCATCCCGGCCCACGCCCGGGGCGACGACCTGTTCCGTTTCCTGTTCGCCCTCACCCGCGGCAGCCTCGACCCGCAGGAGGCCTATGTCCTGTGGGAGCGCGAGGGCATGCCGCGGCGTGAGCGGTACGGCGTCACGGTCCACGGCGACGGCGAGTGGGTCTGGCTGGACGATCCGGAGGGGCCGTACGTCTGGCCCCTGCCGGCCCGCTGA
- a CDS encoding globin — translation MGGVKEIRRGTLETQTFYEQVGGEETFRRLVHRFYEGVADDPVLRPMYPEEDLGPAEERLTLFLIQYWGGPTTYSDNRGHPRLRMRHAPFVVNREAHDAWLRHMRTAVDDLGLSEEHEQELWRYLTYAAGSMINTPD, via the coding sequence ATGGGGGGCGTGAAAGAGATCCGGCGCGGCACGCTTGAGACGCAGACCTTCTACGAGCAGGTCGGCGGGGAGGAGACCTTCCGCCGCCTCGTCCACCGTTTCTACGAGGGTGTGGCGGACGACCCCGTCCTGCGGCCCATGTATCCCGAGGAGGACCTCGGGCCGGCCGAGGAGCGCCTCACGCTGTTCCTGATCCAGTACTGGGGCGGCCCGACGACGTACAGCGACAACCGCGGCCACCCGCGCCTGCGCATGCGGCACGCGCCGTTCGTGGTGAACCGCGAGGCGCACGACGCCTGGCTGCGGCACATGCGGACCGCCGTCGACGACCTGGGCCTGTCCGAGGAGCACGAGCAGGAGCTGTGGCGGTATCTGACCTATGCGGCCGGCTCGATGATCAACACCCCGGACTGA
- a CDS encoding ABC transporter permease — protein MTGFGAVARFVVLRARAHRRLLSAALLTVLLTTAVLATLTAYAGAIGDAALRHSLRDPRSAADSALVVKSEVPADRRAAADTAVRQAARRTFDGLPVTVRTLVRSGPYALPRSLQPPAARSGEPDLTYVAALDPTQVRIVEGRMPRQAPGVEAALPQNAARRLGLKPGARLTLTDRLGGPKVRVTLTGVYRPVAAGGPYWRLDDLGGRGITTVDFTTYGPLLAAPGVLTGDKVSAGQSSWLVAADFSTLTTDRIGELRAAARAGGAALRRQPALGGSTAVTTGLPDVLDRVERSLLVSRSTLLIVALQLGLLAGCALLLVARLLSAERTGETRVLRARGASRARIAAFAALEALFLAVPAVVCAPLLSGPLTRLMAGQGALARIGLHPDVPAAGRPGVWLVAAGVALGCALAVTLPALTVEGLRPGRARALPGSVRAGADLGLLAVAGVAYWQLGRQTSGAVSGDRSGTLGIDPLLVAAPALALLAGTVLTLRLLPLVARLAERRAAGGRGLTAALAGWQLSRRPMRGAGPVLLLVLAVALGMLAIGQGASWSRSQDDRADFAAGAPVRVLGAGDGGPGRTETYAAVAHVRRTAPAVRTELPLSGDRTATLLALDTAHAADTLLLRRDLASEPVRPLLASLGTKTPSAGAKVPAPTARLRLTATLHSTPGTATTADVTVTVEDAYGTPYQIPAGGLPSDGRPHTLGIPVSAGPLKLTGVQLVLPVPVGRAERQRLTLGALTATGTDGRARRIDLPGTWKAASSSDSDASAPDRSTDPTTPRVGGSGSPTVKFGTGYLPDAIHWDAATLTLRMQVAQPAPREVTAVATDRFLASVGARAGQRVDVTVAGENVPVRIARAVRELPTAGEADGGALLMDLRSLNRLLQTRYGTGVTPTEWWLATGPGDSARVAAALRALPDLDPAQVVVREETAARLRDDPFGAGPEAAFAAAAGVAAALAAVGFAVSAAGSLRERGAELAVLRALGAPRRRLARMIAVEQGVLVTMALVVGTALGTVLTRAVIPLIVLTEKATRPVPAVLVELPLSEVALLLAAVAAAPLAVTAALAVRRGDPVVSLREQGGE, from the coding sequence GTGACGGGGTTCGGTGCGGTCGCGCGGTTCGTCGTGCTGCGTGCCCGCGCTCACCGCCGGCTCCTGTCCGCCGCTCTGCTCACCGTCCTGCTGACCACGGCGGTCCTCGCCACCCTCACCGCCTACGCCGGCGCGATCGGCGACGCGGCGCTGCGCCACTCCCTGCGGGACCCCCGCAGTGCCGCCGACAGCGCCCTGGTCGTCAAGTCCGAGGTGCCCGCCGACCGGCGGGCCGCCGCCGACACCGCCGTACGACAGGCCGCGCGCCGCACCTTCGACGGGCTGCCGGTGACCGTGCGGACCCTGGTGCGGTCGGGCCCGTACGCGCTGCCCCGCTCACTGCAGCCGCCGGCCGCACGGTCCGGGGAGCCGGACCTCACCTACGTCGCGGCGCTCGATCCCACGCAGGTGCGGATCGTCGAGGGCCGGATGCCCCGGCAGGCCCCCGGCGTCGAGGCGGCCCTGCCGCAGAACGCCGCCCGGCGCCTGGGCCTGAAGCCCGGCGCCCGGCTCACCCTCACCGACCGGCTCGGCGGCCCGAAGGTGCGGGTCACGCTGACCGGCGTTTACCGGCCGGTGGCGGCCGGCGGGCCCTACTGGCGGCTGGACGACCTGGGCGGCCGCGGCATCACGACCGTCGACTTCACGACGTACGGGCCACTGCTCGCCGCCCCCGGCGTCCTGACCGGCGACAAGGTGAGCGCCGGGCAGTCCTCCTGGCTGGTGGCCGCCGACTTCTCCACGCTGACCACCGACCGGATCGGCGAGCTGCGCGCCGCGGCCCGCGCGGGCGGCGCGGCGCTGCGCAGGCAGCCCGCGCTCGGCGGTTCCACGGCCGTGACCACCGGGCTGCCCGACGTCCTCGACCGCGTCGAACGCTCCCTGCTCGTCTCCCGCTCCACCCTGCTGATCGTGGCGCTCCAGCTGGGCCTCCTCGCCGGCTGCGCCCTGCTGCTGGTGGCCCGGCTGCTGAGCGCCGAACGCACCGGCGAGACGCGGGTGCTGCGCGCCCGCGGCGCCTCCCGCGCCCGGATCGCCGCGTTCGCCGCGCTGGAGGCGCTGTTCCTCGCCGTGCCCGCGGTGGTGTGCGCGCCGCTGCTGTCGGGGCCGCTCACCCGGCTGATGGCCGGACAGGGCGCGCTGGCCCGGATCGGCCTGCATCCGGACGTGCCGGCCGCCGGCCGGCCGGGGGTCTGGCTGGTGGCGGCGGGCGTGGCGCTGGGCTGCGCGCTGGCGGTGACGCTGCCGGCGCTGACCGTCGAGGGGCTGCGGCCCGGGCGGGCACGGGCGCTGCCCGGCTCGGTGCGGGCGGGCGCCGACCTGGGGCTGCTGGCGGTGGCCGGGGTGGCGTACTGGCAGCTGGGCCGCCAGACCTCCGGGGCCGTCAGCGGCGACCGTTCGGGCACGCTCGGCATCGACCCGCTACTCGTCGCGGCGCCCGCGCTGGCACTGCTCGCCGGTACGGTGCTGACCCTGCGCCTGCTGCCCCTGGTGGCGCGGCTCGCCGAACGCCGGGCGGCCGGCGGGCGTGGGCTGACCGCCGCCCTGGCGGGCTGGCAGCTCAGCCGGCGTCCCATGCGCGGGGCCGGACCGGTGCTGCTGCTGGTCCTCGCCGTCGCCCTCGGCATGCTGGCCATCGGGCAGGGCGCCTCCTGGAGCCGTTCGCAGGACGACCGGGCCGACTTCGCGGCGGGCGCGCCGGTGCGTGTCCTGGGCGCCGGGGACGGCGGCCCCGGGCGCACCGAGACCTACGCGGCCGTCGCGCACGTACGGCGGACCGCCCCCGCCGTCCGCACCGAACTGCCGCTGTCGGGCGACCGTACGGCGACGCTGCTGGCCCTGGACACCGCGCACGCGGCGGACACGCTGCTGCTGCGCCGGGACCTGGCCTCCGAACCGGTGAGGCCGCTGCTCGCTTCGCTGGGCACGAAGACGCCGTCGGCCGGCGCGAAGGTGCCCGCGCCCACCGCCCGGCTGCGGCTGACGGCGACCCTGCACAGCACACCGGGCACGGCCACGACGGCGGACGTCACGGTGACCGTGGAGGACGCCTACGGCACCCCGTACCAGATACCGGCCGGTGGCCTGCCCTCCGACGGCCGCCCGCACACCCTCGGCATCCCGGTGTCCGCCGGGCCGTTGAAGCTCACGGGGGTGCAGCTCGTGCTGCCGGTGCCGGTCGGCAGGGCGGAGCGACAGCGGCTGACGCTGGGCGCGTTGACGGCCACCGGCACGGACGGACGCGCGCGGAGGATCGATCTGCCCGGCACCTGGAAGGCGGCCTCGTCCAGCGACAGCGACGCGTCGGCGCCGGACAGGAGCACCGACCCCACCACGCCGCGGGTGGGTGGGTCCGGATCGCCGACGGTTAAGTTCGGCACCGGGTACCTGCCGGACGCGATCCACTGGGACGCCGCGACGCTGACCCTGCGGATGCAGGTGGCACAGCCCGCGCCGCGCGAGGTCACGGCGGTGGCCACCGACCGCTTCCTCGCCTCCGTCGGCGCGCGCGCCGGACAGCGGGTGGACGTGACCGTCGCCGGGGAGAACGTGCCGGTACGGATCGCACGCGCGGTACGGGAACTGCCGACGGCCGGCGAGGCCGACGGAGGCGCGCTGCTGATGGACCTGCGGTCCCTGAACCGGCTGCTTCAGACCCGGTACGGGACCGGGGTCACGCCCACCGAGTGGTGGCTCGCCACCGGCCCGGGCGACTCGGCCCGGGTCGCCGCGGCGCTGCGGGCGCTGCCCGACCTGGACCCCGCACAGGTCGTCGTACGGGAGGAGACGGCGGCCCGGCTGCGGGACGACCCGTTCGGCGCGGGGCCGGAGGCGGCGTTCGCCGCGGCTGCCGGCGTGGCGGCGGCGCTGGCCGCGGTCGGCTTCGCGGTGAGCGCGGCGGGTTCCCTGCGGGAGCGGGGCGCCGAACTCGCCGTCCTGCGCGCCCTGGGCGCCCCGCGCCGCCGGCTGGCCCGCATGATCGCCGTGGAGCAGGGTGTGCTGGTGACGATGGCGCTGGTGGTCGGCACGGCGCTGGGGACCGTACTGACCCGGGCGGTGATCCCCCTGATCGTCCTGACCGAGAAGGCCACCCGCCCGGTGCCCGCGGTCCTCGTCGAACTGCCGCTGTCCGAGGTGGCGTTGCTCCTGGCGGCGGTGGCGGCGGCCCCGCTGGCGGTGACGGCGGCGCTGGCGGTGCGGCGGGGCGATCCGGTGGTGTCGTTGCGGGAGCAGGGGGGTGAGTGA
- a CDS encoding FtsX-like permease family protein, producing the protein MRPVQAPWVRTRLRSAPGAAVALALLVVLTACLAAALPRAVDRYEDAGLRRAVDRARPQSTTVAVWAQPPSPLLSQEQREAALRPGPLAARYEKIRAVVDSPLVPDRGQSTYGVRTATPMEASDGWLPRPSGLPARISLAAQHGLGAHVTKVTGRLPRTGGPVTARTPEVEAAVTAATAKSLHIRLGARIHVPAVGRASLAVRVTGIVTPRDPKGAYWSTQPLLRTPALAVVPSNDPNKDYYWLGALLLSPDAAPALLGTSAVPWSYWQYAPTAGSLHSYDTDRLRSVIASLEGGPGLRRIGALTGPTTTVSTDLDQVLGTYTALRGGVRPLVAVAAFGAGTVAAVVLLMAGGLAADRRRTELALLRARGASLRGLTGRLVAETAVVALPAGALGCGVALLALPGARASYAIAAAATVTALACATPAVRAAVAHRVVRVHGGRADVASVRPSRRRTVAELTLAAVALGAVETLRRQGAQDNQLTSLAPVLTAVVAALLLVRLHPLPLRALARPAARLRGTVAHLSLARAARTSASAVLPLLALLTALTTAAFGGSVLAGVHETRDRAALLAVGADARVETSAPLPPGLAERVRRTPGVRGVSAVSIGYQAQPGNGTQSVPLAGVDPRAYAELADRTGLGRFGETDLTARTSSGAVPALASPAVAERYGSRPFPVRLEDGSTITVRVTAVRSRTPAVTGDDFLVVDRAALSRIAARPNALLLTGAHLDGPALRRAAGDTASVRLRATERARYVDSPLQSGAENVYTAAVAAGAGYAVLALLLSLLRASPERASLLARLRTMGLTRSQGRRLLVLESLPQAALAAAGGALTGWATIRLLSPAIDLTTIALATHDGPAGPAALRTDPTSLALPALAVVAVTVGVATAQAWWTGRRGSVAELRAGDAR; encoded by the coding sequence GTGCGTCCGGTCCAGGCGCCCTGGGTCCGTACCCGGCTGCGTTCCGCACCCGGTGCCGCGGTGGCGCTGGCGCTGCTCGTCGTGCTGACGGCGTGTCTGGCGGCGGCGCTGCCGCGGGCGGTCGACCGCTACGAGGACGCCGGTCTGCGACGGGCCGTCGACCGGGCAAGGCCCCAGAGCACCACGGTCGCGGTGTGGGCGCAGCCGCCCTCGCCGCTGCTGTCGCAGGAGCAGCGGGAGGCGGCGCTGCGGCCCGGCCCGCTCGCCGCCCGCTACGAGAAGATCCGGGCCGTCGTCGACAGCCCGCTCGTCCCCGACCGCGGCCAGTCGACGTACGGCGTACGCACCGCCACGCCCATGGAGGCCTCGGACGGCTGGCTGCCGCGGCCCAGCGGGCTGCCCGCGCGGATCTCCCTCGCCGCCCAGCACGGCCTCGGCGCGCACGTCACGAAGGTCACCGGCCGGCTGCCGCGCACCGGCGGACCGGTGACCGCGAGGACGCCCGAGGTGGAGGCCGCCGTCACCGCAGCGACGGCGAAGAGTCTGCACATCCGGCTCGGTGCACGCATCCACGTCCCGGCCGTGGGCCGCGCCTCCCTCGCCGTGCGGGTCACCGGCATCGTCACCCCGCGCGATCCCAAGGGCGCGTACTGGAGCACCCAGCCGCTGCTGCGCACCCCGGCGCTGGCCGTGGTGCCGAGCAACGACCCCAACAAGGACTACTACTGGCTCGGCGCGCTGCTGCTCTCCCCCGACGCGGCCCCGGCACTGCTGGGCACCTCCGCGGTCCCGTGGAGCTACTGGCAGTACGCGCCGACCGCCGGCTCCCTGCACTCGTACGACACCGACCGCCTGCGGTCCGTGATCGCGTCCCTGGAGGGCGGGCCCGGGCTGCGCCGGATCGGCGCGCTGACCGGGCCGACCACCACGGTGAGCACCGACCTCGACCAGGTGCTCGGCACGTACACCGCGCTGCGCGGCGGCGTCCGCCCACTGGTCGCCGTGGCCGCCTTCGGCGCCGGCACGGTCGCGGCCGTCGTCCTGCTGATGGCGGGCGGCCTCGCCGCCGACCGCCGCCGCACCGAACTCGCCCTGCTGCGCGCCCGCGGCGCCTCCCTGCGCGGCCTCACGGGACGGCTCGTCGCCGAGACCGCGGTGGTGGCACTGCCCGCCGGCGCGCTGGGATGCGGCGTCGCGCTGCTCGCCCTCCCGGGCGCCCGCGCCTCGTACGCGATCGCGGCGGCGGCGACCGTCACGGCGCTCGCCTGCGCCACGCCCGCCGTGCGGGCCGCGGTCGCGCACCGGGTCGTCCGCGTGCACGGCGGCCGGGCGGACGTGGCGTCGGTACGGCCGTCCCGGCGCCGTACGGTCGCGGAGCTGACGCTGGCCGCCGTGGCCCTGGGCGCGGTGGAGACGCTGCGCAGGCAAGGCGCGCAGGACAACCAACTCACCTCACTTGCACCGGTGTTGACCGCAGTGGTGGCGGCCCTGCTGCTGGTCCGTCTGCACCCGCTCCCGCTGCGTGCCCTGGCCCGCCCGGCCGCCCGGCTGCGCGGGACGGTGGCCCACCTGTCCCTGGCCCGGGCGGCCCGCACCTCCGCGTCGGCCGTCCTGCCGCTGCTCGCCCTCCTCACCGCCCTCACCACGGCGGCCTTCGGCGGCTCCGTCCTCGCGGGCGTGCACGAGACCCGCGACCGGGCGGCCCTCCTCGCGGTCGGGGCCGACGCCCGCGTCGAGACGTCGGCCCCGCTGCCGCCAGGTCTGGCCGAGCGGGTCCGACGGACGCCGGGCGTGCGGGGCGTGTCCGCGGTGAGCATCGGCTACCAGGCCCAGCCGGGCAACGGCACTCAGTCGGTGCCGCTGGCGGGCGTGGACCCGCGGGCCTACGCGGAGTTGGCGGACCGGACCGGCCTCGGCCGGTTCGGTGAGACCGACTTGACGGCCCGCACATCCTCCGGCGCCGTGCCCGCCCTGGCCTCCCCGGCGGTCGCCGAGCGGTACGGCTCGCGTCCCTTCCCCGTCCGCCTGGAGGACGGCAGCACCATCACCGTCCGCGTCACCGCCGTCCGCTCCCGCACCCCCGCCGTCACCGGAGACGACTTCCTGGTCGTCGACCGCGCCGCCCTGAGCCGCATCGCCGCCCGCCCCAACGCCCTGCTTCTGACCGGCGCCCACCTCGACGGCCCCGCCCTGCGGCGCGCCGCCGGCGACACGGCGAGCGTCCGGCTCCGCGCGACGGAAAGAGCCCGGTACGTCGACTCCCCCCTCCAGTCCGGCGCGGAGAACGTCTACACGGCCGCCGTGGCCGCGGGCGCCGGTTACGCCGTACTGGCCCTGCTCCTGTCCCTGCTCCGCGCCTCTCCCGAACGCGCGTCCCTGCTGGCGAGGCTGCGCACGATGGGCCTGACCCGCTCCCAGGGGCGCCGCCTGCTGGTCCTGGAGTCCCTGCCGCAGGCGGCCCTGGCCGCGGCGGGCGGCGCCCTGACGGGCTGGGCCACCATCCGGCTCCTCTCCCCCGCGATCGACCTGACAACCATCGCCCTGGCCACGCACGACGGACCCGCCGGCCCGGCGGCCCTGCGAACGGACCCGACGTCCCTGGCCCTCCCCGCACTGGCGGTCGTAGCGGTGACGGTGGGCGTGGCAACCGCCCAGGCCTGGTGGACGGGAAGACGGGGCTCGGTGGCGGAACTCCGAGCGGGAGACGCCAGATGA